The following are encoded together in the Azospirillum lipoferum 4B genome:
- a CDS encoding sensor histidine kinase — MEVGLDWGTVLVAALAYLSALFAIAHWADRREAAGRSIIASPTVFALSLAVYCTTWTFYGSVGRAATLGIGFLPVYLGPTLLMLLAPLVLRKILRIAKAQRITSIADFLASRYGHSPLLGGLVALTATVGVTPYIALQLKAVAVSFDALTGGGLETAPAPILDQGFLIAAVMALFAIVFGARQIDAAEHHPGMVAAIALESLVKLIAFLAVGIFVVWGLHGGLDSLFTAAASRPDLARLFGGDIALEGAASGVWVTTTILSAAAMLCLPRQFQVMVIESVDERQLDRAVWLFPLYLLLINLFVLPVALSGLLTFGGRVDPDLFVVALPLHGGAEWLALLAFLGGLSAAAGMIVVETVALSTMLCNDLVVPILLRFRPAALARSTDPAPLLLMVRRVAIVAILLFGYGYYRLAGSAYALVSIGLISFAAVAQFAPALIGGLYWRGATRRGAIAGVAAGTLVWAYTLLLPSFARSGWLPASFIADGPWSIAALRPYALFGLEGWDPLAHALFWSALANIGAYVGLSLFDRPDAAERAQAAAFVDVFEPTSAASPQTSPADWRSAASVGDLARVVARFLGPQRAEQAFAGADPDEPAGPERLRLAERLLAGAIGGASARVALASSVSAGAVEAAELLRMLDETSDVIAHSRQLELKTAELERATDALRAANERLTELDRLKDDFLSTVTHELRTPLTSIRALSEILHDDPELEADQRQEFLAVIIKESERLTRLINQVLDMAKIEAGALDWRIEAIDPAALLTQAVAATEALFLERGIALSVDIPGDLPPVRGDEDRVIQVVVNLLSNAAKFTPSGGRTRLEARPEGGMLRVTVTDSGPGVAPKDRKLVFERFRQAGDTLIGKPAGTGLGLAIASRIVGHLGGRIGVEDAPAGLDADSGKGAAFWFTLPLAGTPADAASEALPRSSAD; from the coding sequence ATGGAGGTCGGGCTCGATTGGGGCACGGTCCTGGTCGCGGCGCTGGCCTACCTGTCCGCCCTGTTCGCCATCGCCCATTGGGCCGACCGGCGGGAAGCGGCGGGGCGCAGTATCATCGCCTCGCCCACCGTCTTCGCCCTGTCCTTGGCGGTCTATTGCACGACCTGGACATTCTACGGCTCGGTCGGGCGGGCGGCGACGCTGGGGATCGGCTTCCTGCCGGTCTATCTCGGCCCCACCCTGCTGATGCTGCTGGCCCCGCTGGTCCTGCGCAAGATCCTGCGCATCGCCAAGGCGCAGCGCATCACCTCCATCGCCGATTTCCTGGCCAGCCGCTATGGCCACAGCCCCCTGCTGGGCGGGCTGGTGGCGCTGACCGCCACCGTCGGCGTCACCCCTTACATCGCCCTACAGCTGAAAGCGGTCGCCGTCAGCTTCGACGCGCTGACCGGCGGCGGGCTGGAGACGGCCCCGGCCCCCATCCTCGACCAGGGATTCCTGATCGCCGCGGTGATGGCGCTGTTCGCCATCGTCTTCGGCGCCCGCCAGATCGACGCGGCGGAGCATCACCCCGGCATGGTCGCTGCCATCGCACTCGAATCGCTGGTGAAGCTGATCGCCTTCCTGGCCGTGGGAATCTTCGTGGTCTGGGGCCTGCACGGCGGGCTGGACAGCCTGTTCACCGCTGCCGCCTCCCGCCCCGACCTCGCCCGGCTGTTCGGCGGCGACATTGCGCTGGAAGGGGCGGCATCCGGGGTCTGGGTCACCACCACCATCCTGTCGGCGGCGGCGATGCTGTGCCTGCCGCGCCAGTTCCAGGTGATGGTCATCGAATCGGTGGACGAACGCCAGCTGGACCGCGCCGTCTGGCTGTTCCCGCTCTATCTGCTGCTGATCAACCTGTTCGTCCTGCCGGTGGCGCTGTCGGGGCTGCTGACCTTCGGCGGGCGGGTGGACCCCGACCTGTTCGTGGTCGCCCTGCCCCTGCATGGCGGGGCGGAGTGGCTGGCCCTGCTGGCCTTCCTCGGCGGATTGTCGGCCGCAGCGGGGATGATCGTGGTGGAGACGGTGGCGCTGTCCACCATGCTGTGCAACGACCTTGTGGTGCCCATCCTGCTGCGCTTCCGGCCGGCGGCGCTGGCGCGCTCGACCGATCCGGCGCCGCTGCTGCTGATGGTCCGGCGGGTCGCCATCGTCGCGATCCTGCTGTTCGGCTACGGCTATTACCGGCTGGCGGGATCGGCCTATGCGCTGGTGTCGATCGGGTTGATCTCCTTCGCGGCGGTGGCACAGTTCGCCCCGGCCCTGATCGGCGGGCTCTACTGGCGCGGGGCGACCCGGCGCGGCGCCATCGCCGGGGTGGCGGCGGGCACGCTGGTCTGGGCCTACACGCTGCTGCTGCCCAGCTTCGCGCGGTCGGGCTGGCTGCCCGCCAGCTTCATCGCCGACGGGCCGTGGAGCATCGCGGCGCTGCGGCCCTATGCGCTGTTCGGGCTGGAGGGCTGGGACCCGCTGGCCCATGCCCTGTTCTGGAGCGCGCTTGCCAACATCGGCGCCTATGTCGGGCTGTCGCTGTTCGACCGTCCCGACGCGGCGGAGCGGGCGCAGGCCGCCGCCTTCGTCGATGTGTTCGAACCGACGTCCGCCGCCAGTCCGCAGACCTCGCCGGCGGACTGGCGCAGTGCCGCCAGCGTCGGCGATCTCGCCCGCGTGGTCGCCCGCTTCCTCGGACCGCAGCGCGCCGAACAGGCCTTCGCCGGTGCCGACCCGGACGAGCCGGCGGGACCGGAGCGGCTGCGGCTGGCCGAACGGCTGCTGGCCGGCGCCATCGGCGGGGCGTCGGCGCGGGTGGCGCTCGCCTCCTCCGTCTCGGCGGGGGCGGTGGAGGCGGCGGAGCTTCTGCGCATGCTGGACGAGACCAGCGACGTCATCGCCCACAGCCGCCAGCTGGAACTGAAGACGGCGGAACTGGAGCGCGCCACCGACGCACTGCGCGCCGCCAACGAAAGGCTGACCGAGCTGGACCGGCTGAAGGACGATTTCCTGTCCACCGTGACGCATGAACTGCGCACGCCGCTGACCTCGATTCGCGCGCTGAGCGAGATCCTGCACGACGATCCGGAGCTGGAGGCGGACCAGCGGCAGGAATTCCTGGCCGTCATCATCAAGGAGAGCGAGCGGCTGACCCGCCTGATCAACCAGGTGCTCGACATGGCGAAGATCGAGGCCGGCGCGCTCGACTGGCGGATCGAGGCCATCGATCCGGCCGCCCTGCTGACCCAGGCGGTCGCGGCGACGGAGGCGCTGTTCCTGGAACGCGGCATCGCCCTGTCGGTGGATATCCCCGGCGACCTGCCGCCGGTGCGCGGCGACGAGGACCGGGTGATCCAGGTGGTGGTGAACCTGTTGTCCAACGCCGCGAAGTTCACGCCGTCCGGCGGCCGGACCCGGCTGGAGGCCCGGCCGGAAGGGGGAATGCTGCGTGTCACAGTGACCGACAGCGGCCCGGGCGTGGCACCGAAAGACCGCAAGCTGGTGTTCGAGCGTTTCCGTCAGGCCGGCGACACGCTGATCGGCAAGCCGGCCGGCACCGGCCTGGGACTTGCCATCGCCAGCCGCATCGTCGGGCATCTCGGCGGCCGGATCGGGGTGGAGGACGCCCCCGCCGGTCTGGACGCCGATTCGGGCAAGGGGGCC